In Isosphaera pallida ATCC 43644, the sequence ACCCGGCGGAGGCCAGGCCGTAAGCCATGAGCCGCCCGTCGTGGGAGACCCGCAGGCCGGAGAGGGCCACGGTCCCCTTTTCGCTCAAAAGGTTGGGGTCGAGCAACACGCGGAGGTCGCCGTCGAGCGATTCGGTGGTGTAGAGGACCGCCTGGTTTTGCAGGCCGTCGTTCTTTGAGACGAAGTAGCGGTTGGCTTCCTTGTAGGGGACGCCCCAGCGCTCGTAGTTCCAAAGCTGGGTGAGCCGCTCGCGGATGGGAACGCGGGCCGGAATCGCCTCTAAAAACGGCATGGTGATGGCGTTTTGAGCCTCAACCCACGCGCGGGTTTCCTCCGAATCGGGATCCTCCAGCCAACGGTAGGGATCGGCGACCAGGGTACCATGATAATTGTCCACCACGTCGGCTTTGCGGGCGGGGGGATAAGTGAAACGAGCCGGGTTGACGTTGGGTTGAACGCCGTCGGCGGTGGATTGCGCATTCGAGTTCATGTCGATCTGATGGGCGATGAGCGCGACGGCCAGGGCCGCCGAACCTCGGATCGTGGCGGACCACGTTCCACGCATGACGCCTCTCCTAAGGAGGATGTTCGTTCCTTAGCGGCGGGTCGAACTAAAGTCGGACCATCCAACGCCGGCCCCGTCCAGGGGACAGGGACGGCACTGAGTATAACCAAACCTTGAAGGGGTCGGGAGCATTCCTTACGAAGGTGAACTGCCGACGCCGCTCAATCCCAGGCAATCCGGGACCGTCAGACCGCGGGCTTGCCAGCGAATCCCGACTGTCTCTATGATGAAACTGAATTTTCCCCGTCCTTGAGACCGATTCGGAAAAATATTCCAAGGAGTCGGTGCGGGGTTGGGTCCCAAACCAGGATGAACGGTTGAGTTTGAGCTCGGCTCGGCTTGACGCGACTCGACCCAATCCGTCGCCGCTCAACCGATCCGATCCGATCCGTATTCTTCTCTCCTCGCCAACACCGGGGGACATCCGCGATGGCGACCGAATCGCTGGCGCACAATCAGGTGGCATCAACCGCCGAAAACGGCCACGGAGCAACCCATGCCGAGACGATTGGGGGGACCGCCGCGGTTCGTGGGCGGGGACGGATTTACGACGACATTACCCAGACCATCGGCAATACCCCGCTGATTCGTATGAGGCGGGTGACCGCTGGTTGTCACGCCGAAGTGCTGGCCAAGCTCGAGAACTTCAACCCGCTCTGGTCGGTCAAGGACCGCATCGGCGTGGCGATGATCGAGGCCGCTGAGGCCGAGGGCAAGATCGGCAAGGACACCGTCATCATCGAACCCACCAGTGGCAACACTGGCATCGGCCTGGCCTTCACCTGCGCGGCGCGGGGGTATCGTCTGATCGTCACTATGCCCGAGAGCATGAGCTTGGAACGGCGGCGGCTCCTCAAGGCCTTCGGCGCAGAGATCGTGCTGACACCCGCGGCCGAGGGGATGTCGGGGGCGGTTCGTCGCGCCGAGGAACTGCACGCGCAGACCCGCAACTCGTTCATGCCTCAGCAGTTCAGCAACCCAGCCAATCCGGAGATTCACCGCCGCACCACCGCCGAGGAGATTTGGCGTGACACCGGCGGCCAGCTCGACGCCTTGGTGTGCGGGGTGGGCACCGGCGGCACCATCACCGGTTGTGGCGAAGTTCTCAAGAGCCGG encodes:
- the cysK gene encoding cysteine synthase A, giving the protein MATESLAHNQVASTAENGHGATHAETIGGTAAVRGRGRIYDDITQTIGNTPLIRMRRVTAGCHAEVLAKLENFNPLWSVKDRIGVAMIEAAEAEGKIGKDTVIIEPTSGNTGIGLAFTCAARGYRLIVTMPESMSLERRRLLKAFGAEIVLTPAAEGMSGAVRRAEELHAQTRNSFMPQQFSNPANPEIHRRTTAEEIWRDTGGQLDALVCGVGTGGTITGCGEVLKSRLPHLKVFAVEPVTSPVLTQTKKGEPIRPGRHAIQGIGAGFVPGVLNVDIIDEVLTVTDDEAFSMARRLAKEEGFLVGISCGAAATGALRVAQRPEFAGKRIVVVLPDLGERYLSTPLYPE